From Lolium perenne isolate Kyuss_39 chromosome 5, Kyuss_2.0, whole genome shotgun sequence, a single genomic window includes:
- the LOC127300158 gene encoding uncharacterized protein produces MPPLTFLLLLLPIAGVASSPAPAGCPNYACGNVAVRYPFWVGNDTGAHCGYTGFGLECRHGTPVLRLPSGEYGITSISYGSTPAISAFDIALLNATCPDVAGRSLHLLPGSPPPLSLTARNTNVSFLLNCTFTFRGVSRGHLIPCLLDRHNVTFSFYIPDGWLPPHEQARLCQEVVTMPVLGIGDDVLLALRAGFELTWAPAAGGPCRSCEQAGGFCGQRRGQFNCFTASKHEALIL; encoded by the exons ATGCCGCCACTCAccttcctcctcctgctgctgccGATCGCCGGCGTGGCTTCCTCCCCTGCGCCGGCAGGCTGCCCCAACTATGCCTGCGGGAACGTCGCTGTCCGCTACCCCTTCTGGGTCGGCAACGACACGGGCGCGCATTGCGGCTACACTGGCTTCGGGTTGGAGTGCCGCCACGGCACGCCCGTGCTCCGCCTGCCGTCGGGCGAGTACGGGATCACCAGCATCAGCTACGGCAGTACACCGGcaatatccgccttcgacatcgccctCCTAAACGCCACGTGCCCGGACGTCGCCGGCCGAAGCCTCCACCTCCTGCCGGGCTCGCCGCCGCCCCTGTCGCTCACGGCGAGGAACACAAACGTGAGCTTCCTCCTCAACTGCACGTTCACGTTCAGAGGGGTCTCCCGCGGGCACCTCATCCCGTGTCTGTTGGACCGGCACAACGTTACCTTCTCCTTCTACATCCCCGACGGTTGGCTACCTCCGCACGAGCAGGCCCGGCTCTGCCAGGAGGTCGTCACCATGCCGGTGCTGGGCATAGGCGACGACGTCCTGCTGGCGCTCAGAGCAGGGTTCGAACTCACCTGGGCGCCGGCGGCTGGAGGGCCGTGCCGATCCTGCGAGCAAGCCGGTGGCTTCTGCGGCCAGCGCCGTGGGCAGTTCAACTGCTTCACTGCATCCAAACATGAAG CACTGATACTTTAA